One window of the Rhizobium sp. ARZ01 genome contains the following:
- a CDS encoding CehA/McbA family metallohydrolase produces the protein MLTTFASAGKFYRGNLHTHSNRSDGALEPQEVCRRYKDAGYDFLCISDHFLENFDFPLTDTRLFRDETFTTIIGAELHAPNTHLGELWHILAVGLPLNFAPTSAGESGPQLARRAAEAGAFVGIAHPQWYGLNTEDGLSIDAAHAVEIYNHTCELLSARPDGMVMLDHLLNAGRRLTGFAADDAHFKADDAFGGWVQVKAEALTPEALLAALKAGHYYASQGPEILSVRRDGDKLHVETTPARSISLAGRASASDVVHGEAITSATLDLSNFTGSWCRLVVTAGDGKRAWSQPEYL, from the coding sequence ATGCTCACCACCTTCGCCTCCGCGGGGAAATTCTACCGCGGCAATCTGCACACCCATTCAAATCGCTCGGACGGCGCCCTGGAGCCGCAGGAAGTCTGCCGGCGCTACAAGGATGCCGGCTATGATTTCCTCTGCATTTCCGACCATTTCCTCGAAAACTTCGATTTTCCGCTGACCGATACGCGGCTGTTCCGCGACGAGACATTCACCACGATCATCGGCGCCGAGCTGCACGCACCCAATACTCATCTTGGCGAGCTCTGGCACATCCTGGCAGTCGGCCTGCCGCTTAACTTCGCGCCCACGAGCGCCGGCGAGAGCGGCCCGCAGCTGGCCCGCCGGGCAGCCGAGGCGGGCGCCTTCGTCGGCATCGCACACCCGCAGTGGTACGGGCTCAACACCGAGGACGGGCTGTCGATCGATGCCGCCCATGCGGTGGAGATCTACAATCACACCTGCGAACTGCTGTCGGCGCGCCCGGACGGGATGGTGATGCTCGACCATCTCCTGAACGCGGGCCGCAGGCTCACCGGCTTTGCCGCCGACGACGCCCACTTCAAGGCTGACGACGCCTTTGGGGGCTGGGTGCAGGTCAAGGCCGAGGCGCTGACGCCCGAAGCCCTGCTCGCGGCGCTCAAGGCCGGCCATTACTACGCCAGCCAGGGGCCGGAAATCCTGTCGGTCAGGCGCGACGGGGACAAACTCCACGTCGAGACCACGCCCGCTCGTTCGATCTCGCTCGCCGGCCGCGCCTCCGCCTCAGACGTTGTGCACGGAGAGGCCATTACCAGCGCCACACTGGATCTGTCCAATTTCACTGGTTCCTGGTGCCGGTTGGTGGTCACTGCCGGCGACGGCAAACGCGCCTGGAGCCAGCCGGAATATCTGTGA
- a CDS encoding biotin/lipoyl-binding protein, whose translation MLETLLCSLVTILPDYLFRRYRQGKRIGKEITLYSVWFELRWGITACILLTVSLITMIFYFHPSTSNVTAAYRTVAVIPETIGRVDEVYVQPFQKVKAGQPLFRLESSKQQAALETARKRVAQVGAEIVVAKSELVTADAEIKQVETAFAQAKDDLNTQRDLQRRNPGGVAPREIDRLESLVEGKQSELAAVVARKQTLETRIATLLPAEKASAEAQQAEAQNAIDKTVVKAGVDGTLQQFTLRVGEIVNPLVRPAGVLVPDDAGRERLVAGFGQIETMVLKVGMISEVTCIARPFTIIPMVVTDVQAVIASGQVRASDQLIDARQLTAPGTVTAILEPLYPGQYGNILPGSNCIANVYTSNHDELASGNVGTLRGLFLHAVDATAIVHAMILRMQAVVAPVQTLVLAGH comes from the coding sequence ATGCTGGAAACCTTGCTCTGTTCGTTGGTGACGATCCTCCCCGATTATCTTTTCCGACGCTACCGTCAAGGCAAGAGGATCGGCAAGGAGATCACGCTCTATTCGGTGTGGTTCGAGCTGCGCTGGGGCATCACCGCCTGCATCCTGCTCACCGTCTCGCTGATCACCATGATCTTTTATTTCCATCCCTCAACGTCGAACGTTACGGCAGCCTACCGCACGGTCGCGGTCATTCCGGAGACCATCGGGCGCGTTGACGAAGTCTACGTCCAACCCTTCCAGAAGGTGAAGGCCGGCCAACCGCTCTTCCGTCTGGAAAGCAGCAAGCAGCAGGCAGCGCTGGAGACCGCGCGCAAACGAGTCGCCCAAGTCGGCGCCGAGATTGTCGTTGCGAAGTCCGAACTTGTAACAGCTGACGCTGAGATCAAACAGGTGGAGACGGCCTTTGCGCAGGCCAAGGACGATCTGAACACGCAGCGAGATTTGCAGCGGCGCAATCCGGGCGGTGTCGCCCCGCGGGAGATCGACCGGCTGGAAAGCCTCGTTGAGGGCAAGCAGAGCGAACTGGCGGCAGTCGTCGCGAGAAAGCAGACTCTCGAAACGCGCATCGCCACTTTGCTGCCAGCGGAGAAGGCGAGCGCCGAGGCGCAGCAGGCGGAAGCTCAAAACGCCATCGACAAGACCGTTGTGAAGGCAGGCGTCGACGGCACACTGCAGCAGTTCACGCTGCGTGTCGGCGAAATCGTCAACCCGCTGGTGCGGCCGGCCGGCGTGCTGGTGCCCGACGACGCCGGGCGCGAGCGTCTGGTGGCCGGGTTCGGGCAGATCGAAACCATGGTGTTGAAGGTCGGCATGATCTCCGAGGTGACCTGTATCGCCAGGCCTTTCACCATTATTCCCATGGTCGTGACCGACGTCCAGGCGGTAATCGCCAGCGGACAGGTGCGCGCTAGCGACCAGTTGATCGATGCGCGGCAACTTACCGCTCCGGGAACGGTCACCGCCATTTTGGAGCCGCTATATCCCGGTCAGTATGGCAACATTCTTCCCGGCAGCAACTGCATTGCCAATGTCTATACGTCCAACCACGATGAGCTCGCCTCGGGCAACGTCGGCACCCTGCGGGGGCTGTTCCTGCACGCCGTCGACGCCACGGCGATCGTTCATGCCATGATCCTGCGCATGCAGGCGGTCGTGGCGCCGGTGCAAACACTGGTTCTGGCCGGTCACTGA
- a CDS encoding ABC transporter ATP-binding protein has product MTAPVLLSVENLRISFATERGQFIAVDDLSFAVAAGECVAIVGESGSGKSVTAMSILGLTAFNGGRIDAGAIRFRRRDGTGSDLTQLSEKAMQQVRGDEIAMIFQEPMTSLNPVFTVGEQIAEVIRQHRRVDAAEAARKAVDLLKRVRIPEPERRFAQYPHELSGGMRQRVVIAMALACEPRLLIADEPTTALDVTIQAQILDLLRELAAESEMAVLFITHDMGVVAEIADRVVVMHHGGKVEENTTAALFAAPTKPYTRRLLAAVPRLGSMRPFAGPRRFGDETPDSEIPGTRKPLLTVRDLVTRFPVHKGAFKRHVANVHAVDGVSFTLGKAETLSLVGESGCGKSTTGRSILRLVEPNSGAVELDGENVLALGRDRLRARRRDMQIIFQDPYAALDPRLTALEQVAEPLVIHGVESGSALRDRVVSLIRRVGLSEEQLERYPHEFSGGQRQRLCIARALTLSPKIIIADEPVSALDVSIQAQVVNLMIELQEELGLSYLFISHDMAVVERMSHRVAVMCLGRIVEIGPRTAVFGDPRHDYTRTLLSAVPNPDPARRRTAALAESQLPSPIHPIGHAFEAPVYDQVGPDHFVLMN; this is encoded by the coding sequence ATGACCGCTCCCGTGTTGCTCAGCGTCGAGAACCTGCGCATCAGCTTTGCCACCGAGCGCGGCCAGTTCATCGCCGTCGATGACCTGTCCTTCGCCGTGGCGGCGGGCGAATGCGTCGCCATCGTCGGCGAATCCGGCTCCGGCAAGTCGGTGACGGCGATGTCCATACTCGGCCTGACCGCGTTCAATGGCGGGCGCATCGACGCCGGCGCCATCCGCTTCCGACGGCGCGACGGGACCGGCAGCGATCTGACGCAACTGTCGGAAAAAGCCATGCAGCAGGTCCGCGGCGACGAGATCGCGATGATCTTCCAGGAGCCGATGACCAGCCTCAACCCGGTGTTCACGGTTGGCGAACAGATCGCCGAGGTGATCCGCCAGCACCGCCGGGTCGATGCTGCCGAGGCGGCGCGGAAGGCGGTGGATCTGCTGAAACGCGTGCGCATTCCCGAACCGGAACGACGCTTTGCGCAATATCCTCACGAGCTCTCGGGCGGCATGCGCCAGCGCGTGGTCATCGCCATGGCGTTGGCCTGCGAACCGCGCCTGCTGATCGCCGATGAGCCGACCACTGCCCTCGACGTCACCATCCAGGCGCAGATCCTCGACCTGCTGCGCGAGCTGGCCGCCGAGTCGGAAATGGCGGTGTTGTTCATCACCCATGACATGGGGGTGGTTGCCGAGATCGCCGACCGGGTGGTGGTCATGCATCACGGCGGCAAGGTCGAGGAGAACACCACAGCTGCGCTGTTCGCAGCTCCGACCAAACCCTACACCAGGAGGCTGCTGGCTGCGGTGCCGAGGCTCGGCAGCATGAGACCGTTTGCTGGTCCCCGCCGCTTCGGTGACGAGACCCCGGACTCGGAGATTCCCGGAACGCGCAAGCCGCTGCTGACCGTGCGCGACCTGGTGACGCGGTTTCCTGTACATAAGGGGGCGTTCAAGCGGCACGTGGCCAACGTTCATGCCGTCGACGGCGTCTCATTCACCCTCGGCAAGGCTGAGACCCTGTCCCTGGTGGGCGAATCGGGCTGCGGCAAATCCACCACCGGCCGTTCGATCCTCAGATTGGTCGAGCCCAATTCGGGCGCCGTCGAGCTCGACGGCGAAAACGTGCTGGCCCTGGGCAGGGACAGGCTCCGGGCCAGACGCCGCGACATGCAGATCATCTTTCAGGATCCCTATGCGGCGCTCGACCCGCGCCTGACCGCCCTCGAGCAGGTGGCCGAACCGCTGGTCATCCATGGCGTCGAGTCCGGCTCGGCGCTGCGCGATCGGGTGGTGTCGCTGATCCGGCGCGTAGGTCTTTCCGAAGAGCAGTTGGAGCGTTATCCGCACGAGTTCTCCGGCGGCCAGCGCCAGCGGCTCTGTATCGCTCGGGCGTTGACGCTTTCGCCCAAGATCATCATCGCCGACGAGCCGGTTTCGGCACTGGACGTGTCGATCCAGGCGCAGGTCGTGAATCTGATGATCGAACTGCAGGAGGAGTTGGGCCTCTCTTATCTCTTCATCTCGCACGACATGGCCGTGGTCGAGCGCATGAGCCACCGCGTGGCGGTGATGTGCCTGGGACGGATCGTCGAGATCGGTCCGAGGACTGCCGTCTTCGGCGATCCGCGCCACGACTATACCCGGACGCTGCTTTCGGCCGTTCCCAATCCGGACCCGGCCAGGCGCCGCACGGCTGCACTGGCTGAGAGTCAGCTTCCCTCACCCATCCATCCGATCGGCCACGCCTTTGAGGCCCCGGTCTACGACCAGGTCGGCCCGGACCATTTCGTCCTGATGAACTGA
- a CDS encoding ABC transporter permease produces MTDLVSPVMRAEGRSRPQRSTAIARLWRKADNPARLYLLLFAVVLLVTLFGPLLAPFHPDEQSLLARLRPPVGFDRAMPAHPLGTDQLGRDLLSRTLHGLQLTMLIALIGSLISLVIGVTLGAIAGYARGRLGSAIMALVDIQIAVPFTLIALLVIAVFGNSLPVLIAVIGVSGWEVYARIVRAQVLSVSRQPFVEAAIAAGAAHSRILLKHVLPNVASPIIVVWTMTFSAVILLESSLSFLGLGVQPPTATLGSMVGLGRDYLASSPWIAVVPSLTIMFVSLLVLLIGDWLRDALDVKLK; encoded by the coding sequence ATGACCGATCTCGTCTCTCCCGTGATGCGCGCCGAGGGGCGCTCCCGGCCGCAACGTTCCACCGCAATCGCCCGGCTCTGGCGGAAAGCGGACAACCCGGCTCGCCTTTACCTGTTGCTCTTCGCCGTGGTGTTGCTGGTGACACTGTTCGGGCCGTTGCTGGCGCCGTTCCACCCGGACGAGCAGTCGCTGCTGGCGCGGCTGCGGCCGCCGGTCGGGTTCGACCGGGCAATGCCGGCGCATCCGCTGGGCACCGACCAACTGGGACGCGACCTGCTCTCGCGCACGCTCCATGGGCTGCAGCTGACCATGCTGATCGCACTGATCGGCAGCCTCATCAGCCTGGTGATCGGCGTCACGCTCGGCGCTATCGCCGGATACGCCCGCGGCCGGCTCGGCAGTGCCATCATGGCACTGGTCGATATCCAGATCGCTGTGCCGTTCACGCTGATCGCGCTCCTCGTCATCGCCGTCTTCGGCAATTCGCTGCCGGTGCTGATCGCGGTGATCGGCGTGTCCGGGTGGGAAGTCTACGCTCGGATCGTTCGGGCGCAGGTGCTCTCCGTGTCGCGCCAGCCCTTCGTGGAAGCGGCGATCGCGGCGGGGGCGGCGCACAGCCGCATCCTCCTCAAGCATGTGCTGCCCAACGTCGCCTCGCCGATCATCGTGGTGTGGACGATGACGTTCTCGGCGGTGATCCTGCTCGAATCCTCGCTGTCCTTCCTCGGCCTCGGGGTACAACCGCCCACCGCGACGCTTGGTTCGATGGTCGGGCTGGGGCGCGACTATCTCGCTTCGAGCCCCTGGATCGCGGTCGTGCCGTCGCTGACCATCATGTTCGTCTCGCTCCTTGTGCTGCTGATCGGCGACTGGCTGCGCGACGCGCTCGACGTCAAGCTCAAGTAA
- a CDS encoding ABC transporter permease, producing the protein MLDFLARRIFGAAATLLVVVTAVFFATRLSGNAMDYLLPPGIDLETKAAMVARFGLDQPLLVQFGNFIAGLFQGDMGLSLYERRPVTAIYAERLPNTLELFAYALVLSVVVGLPLGVVAALQRKNAIGTAIMGVAFIGYATPNFVLAIVMILVFSFNLHWLPSSGSATPLHLLMPAIVLAAPMLAEIIRFSRNALLDVMSQDYLRTARAKGLPEHLVIGKHALRNAAIPVVTVVGLQVAGMVARCVLVEAVFATKGIGDLVVFAAIGRDYPVLQFGVILIAALVVTVSLIVDLLYVLIDPRVKVTVS; encoded by the coding sequence GTGCTTGATTTCCTCGCCAGGCGCATCTTCGGTGCCGCGGCGACCTTGCTGGTGGTCGTGACGGCCGTGTTCTTCGCCACCCGCCTGTCTGGCAATGCGATGGACTACCTGCTGCCGCCGGGCATCGACCTCGAAACCAAGGCGGCGATGGTCGCCCGTTTCGGGCTGGACCAGCCGCTGTTGGTGCAGTTCGGCAATTTCATCGCCGGGCTCTTCCAGGGCGACATGGGGCTGAGCCTCTATGAGCGCCGCCCGGTGACCGCGATCTATGCCGAGCGCCTGCCCAATACCCTGGAGCTGTTCGCCTACGCGCTGGTGCTGTCCGTCGTCGTCGGGCTGCCGCTTGGCGTTGTCGCGGCCCTGCAGCGCAAAAACGCCATCGGCACGGCGATAATGGGCGTGGCCTTCATCGGCTATGCGACGCCCAATTTCGTGCTCGCCATCGTGATGATCCTGGTGTTCTCGTTCAACCTGCACTGGCTGCCCAGTTCGGGCTCGGCGACCCCGCTGCATCTGCTGATGCCTGCGATCGTGCTGGCGGCGCCGATGCTGGCCGAGATCATCCGCTTTTCCCGCAATGCCCTGCTGGATGTGATGAGCCAGGACTATCTGCGCACGGCACGTGCCAAGGGGCTGCCGGAACATCTGGTGATCGGCAAGCACGCGCTGCGCAACGCGGCCATCCCCGTCGTCACAGTAGTCGGCCTGCAGGTCGCAGGCATGGTGGCGCGCTGCGTGCTGGTGGAGGCCGTGTTCGCCACGAAGGGCATTGGAGACCTCGTCGTGTTCGCCGCCATCGGCCGCGACTATCCGGTTCTGCAGTTCGGCGTGATCCTGATTGCCGCGCTGGTGGTGACCGTCTCGCTGATCGTCGACCTGCTCTACGTCCTGATCGATCCCCGCGTGAAAGTGACAGTATCATGA
- a CDS encoding metallophosphoesterase: MKIAIVTDIHHGPQSHTKKPGWDGLPVLERFLERAKAEKVDLVLDLGDHISDTSHENDYRVASEVAAVFANYDGPRIHVMGNHDVANLSVADNEAIFGQPMQSRVVDLGETRLLVWQPGVQLSRQTGFPAAAAGLGWLVDTLMEDKRPAIIATHVPLSGHSQIGNYYFQRSPLHSTYPDHALVREAVEATGRAALWLSGHVHWNTVTNVRGVQHVTVQSMSERFTTMPEPASAFADLEIGNGQFSVTVHGQDPFHARLPFRASGVRPWMRPLDTLETPSSAPELEVAGA; encoded by the coding sequence ATGAAAATCGCCATCGTCACCGACATCCATCACGGACCGCAGTCGCACACCAAGAAGCCGGGCTGGGACGGCCTGCCGGTGTTGGAGCGGTTCCTCGAACGGGCCAAGGCTGAGAAGGTCGATCTGGTGCTCGATCTGGGTGACCACATCTCCGACACCAGTCACGAGAACGACTATCGCGTTGCCTCGGAAGTGGCGGCGGTCTTCGCCAACTATGACGGCCCGCGCATTCATGTGATGGGAAATCACGACGTCGCCAATCTCTCGGTGGCCGACAACGAGGCCATTTTCGGCCAGCCCATGCAGAGCCGGGTCGTCGACCTGGGTGAGACACGACTGCTGGTGTGGCAGCCCGGTGTGCAGCTCAGCCGGCAGACCGGCTTTCCGGCGGCCGCCGCAGGCCTCGGCTGGCTGGTCGATACGCTGATGGAAGACAAGCGTCCCGCCATCATTGCCACCCATGTGCCGCTGTCCGGGCATTCCCAGATCGGCAATTATTATTTTCAGCGCAGCCCCCTTCATTCCACCTACCCTGATCACGCGCTGGTGCGTGAGGCGGTCGAGGCCACCGGGCGCGCGGCGCTGTGGCTTTCAGGCCATGTGCACTGGAACACAGTGACCAATGTCCGCGGCGTCCAGCACGTCACCGTGCAGTCGATGAGCGAGCGCTTCACCACCATGCCCGAACCGGCCAGCGCCTTCGCCGATCTCGAAATCGGCAACGGCCAGTTCTCGGTCACCGTTCATGGCCAGGACCCGTTCCACGCCAGGCTGCCGTTCCGCGCCTCGGGCGTGCGTCCCTGGATGCGGCCGCTGGACACTCTCGAAACCCCGTCCTCCGCTCCGGAGTTGGAGGTGGCCGGTGCTTGA
- a CDS encoding HAD hydrolase-like protein, with protein sequence MSEPDLDADGYLIDLDGTLIAGRSVLPDATWLLEQVRGRFVIVSNNAEHTPDQLARALRGMGLGIDREQLLLAGTAAIDTIAEECPGASVLLLGSASLRTYARRSGLRLDSPRPDIVLVARDRHFSYSRLAAAAEALSDGAELVVAAPDRNHPGANGKPVPETGALAAAILACVGPVPHRVIGKPEPALFEMGCARLGIAAQNALMIGDNPETDGLGSKRIGMRFLRVERGLIRATKPQLQHVAI encoded by the coding sequence TTGTCTGAACCTGACCTCGATGCCGACGGCTATCTCATTGATCTGGATGGAACGCTGATCGCGGGCCGGAGCGTGCTTCCGGACGCAACGTGGCTTCTGGAGCAGGTGCGCGGCCGATTTGTCATTGTGTCGAACAACGCCGAGCACACGCCCGATCAGTTGGCCCGCGCCCTACGCGGCATGGGACTGGGTATCGACAGGGAGCAGTTGCTGCTCGCTGGCACCGCGGCCATCGATACGATCGCCGAGGAGTGCCCCGGGGCTTCCGTTCTGCTCCTGGGGAGCGCATCGCTGCGAACCTATGCCCGCCGCAGTGGGCTTCGCCTCGATTCGCCGCGTCCGGACATCGTGCTCGTGGCCCGGGATCGCCATTTTTCCTATTCGCGGCTGGCTGCCGCCGCCGAAGCGCTCAGCGACGGTGCCGAGCTCGTCGTGGCCGCGCCCGATCGCAACCACCCGGGCGCCAACGGCAAGCCGGTGCCGGAAACCGGAGCGCTGGCGGCGGCGATCCTCGCCTGTGTGGGGCCGGTCCCGCACCGGGTGATCGGCAAGCCGGAGCCGGCGCTATTCGAGATGGGCTGCGCCCGGCTGGGGATTGCCGCCCAGAACGCCCTGATGATCGGCGACAACCCGGAGACCGACGGACTGGGATCGAAGCGGATCGGCATGCGGTTCCTGCGGGTGGAGCGCGGATTGATCCGCGCCACGAAACCGCAGCTCCAGCACGTTGCAATTTGA
- a CDS encoding ABC transporter substrate-binding protein translates to MKSKLLLTLAATLLASTSAMAANLVVATQNLPAYIDPGKDHSNSGSQVQVNAFDPLIQKDYTQPTPTFSPGLATKWEQTSPTELVVTLREGVKFHDGATMTADDVVFSFLRIIDEVTPEFGSIKKQFFSNFEKVEAIDSKTVRFTTLKPEPLFETLLNAQQGYVIPKAYVMGLTGDPQVAEVSDFEAFGLKPVGTGPYRITAFQPGETVVYEKFAEHYGEAAPLDRVELRRIAEMATRLTALANGEVDIITNVPPDQLATIEANPALKVEGNVTPLFHLVFFNTENPRLADKKLRQALSHAIDRDLLNEALWLGKAVVPSTHTYPQYGALYMPELKTFEYDLEKAKALLAESNYDGKPIRFDTDAVYYTNGLLAAQAIKEMWGAIGVELNLNVDPKWTGNDADMETRNWSNPMYFADPAGSYGTMWSPTGARITSSSWKPSAEYTAMWERFRYSTDVAERKAAYAEIMAYVKEEAPFVLLYQPYESYGLSKNVEWKPLPGHIPYVLDFRAGAIAVND, encoded by the coding sequence ATGAAATCCAAACTTCTCTTGACGCTCGCGGCAACACTCCTGGCCTCGACCTCGGCCATGGCCGCCAACTTGGTCGTCGCGACGCAGAACCTGCCTGCCTATATCGATCCGGGCAAGGATCATTCCAATTCCGGCTCGCAGGTGCAGGTCAACGCCTTCGACCCGCTGATCCAGAAGGATTACACGCAGCCAACCCCGACCTTCTCGCCGGGCCTGGCCACCAAGTGGGAGCAGACCTCTCCCACCGAGCTGGTCGTAACGCTGCGCGAGGGCGTCAAGTTCCACGACGGCGCCACCATGACCGCGGACGACGTTGTGTTCTCCTTCCTGCGCATCATCGACGAAGTCACGCCCGAGTTCGGTTCGATCAAGAAGCAGTTCTTCTCGAACTTCGAAAAGGTCGAGGCCATCGACTCCAAGACGGTCCGCTTCACCACCCTAAAGCCCGAGCCGCTGTTTGAGACCCTGCTCAACGCCCAACAAGGTTATGTCATCCCCAAGGCCTATGTGATGGGCCTGACCGGTGACCCGCAGGTGGCCGAAGTATCCGACTTTGAAGCCTTTGGCCTGAAGCCCGTCGGGACCGGGCCGTACCGCATCACCGCCTTCCAACCAGGCGAGACGGTCGTCTACGAGAAGTTCGCCGAGCACTACGGCGAGGCTGCCCCGCTCGACCGCGTCGAACTGCGCCGCATTGCCGAGATGGCGACACGCCTGACCGCGCTGGCCAATGGCGAGGTCGACATCATCACCAATGTGCCGCCCGACCAGCTGGCAACCATCGAGGCCAATCCGGCGCTGAAGGTCGAGGGCAACGTCACCCCGCTCTTCCACCTGGTGTTCTTCAACACCGAGAATCCGCGCTTGGCCGACAAGAAGCTCCGCCAGGCCCTCAGCCACGCCATCGACCGCGACCTGCTCAACGAGGCGCTGTGGCTGGGCAAGGCCGTGGTTCCCTCGACCCATACCTATCCGCAGTATGGCGCACTCTACATGCCCGAGTTGAAGACGTTCGAATACGACCTGGAAAAGGCCAAGGCCCTGCTCGCCGAGTCGAATTATGACGGCAAGCCGATCCGCTTCGACACCGACGCGGTCTACTACACCAACGGCCTGCTCGCCGCCCAGGCGATCAAGGAGATGTGGGGCGCGATCGGCGTCGAGCTGAACCTCAACGTCGATCCGAAGTGGACCGGCAACGACGCCGACATGGAAACCCGCAACTGGTCGAACCCGATGTACTTCGCCGACCCGGCCGGTTCCTACGGCACGATGTGGAGCCCGACCGGCGCCCGCATCACCAGCAGTTCGTGGAAGCCGAGCGCAGAGTACACCGCGATGTGGGAGCGCTTCCGCTATTCGACCGACGTCGCGGAACGCAAGGCGGCCTATGCCGAGATCATGGCCTATGTGAAGGAAGAGGCGCCGTTCGTGCTGCTCTATCAGCCGTACGAATCCTACGGCCTGAGCAAGAACGTCGAGTGGAAGCCGCTGCCCGGCCACATCCCCTACGTGCTCGACTTCCGCGCCGGCGCCATCGCCGTCAACGACTGA